One Lepus europaeus isolate LE1 chromosome X, mLepTim1.pri, whole genome shotgun sequence genomic window carries:
- the GPR119 gene encoding glucose-dependent insulinotropic receptor: MEPSFSFGVILAVLASLIIAANALVALAVLLLIHRSDGVGLCFTLNLAVADTLIGVAISGLVSDQVSNSARSTQKTLCSLRMAFVTSSAAASVLTVMLIAFDRYLAIKQPLRYFQIMSGLVAGACIAGLWLLSYFIGFLPLGVPVFQQTTYQGPCSFFAVFHPRFVLTLFCVGFFPAQLLFVFFYCDMLKVAFMHSQQIRKMEHAGAMAGAYRPPRTPSDFKAVRTVSVLIGSFTLSWAPFFITGIVQVACQECQLYLALERYLWLLGVGNSLLNPLIYAYWQKEVRQQLYQMALGVKKGLTAFLFLLVSAKNGGPERPRETSCHIVTISHSELDG, encoded by the coding sequence ATGGAGCCCTCTTTCTCATTTGGAGTGATCCTTGCTGTGCTGGCCTCCCTCATCATTGCTGCTAATGCACTAGTGGCCCTGGCCGTGCTGCTGTTGATCCACAGGAGTGACGGTGTCGGTCTCTGCTTCACCTTGAATCTGGCTGTGGCTGACACCTTGATTGGCGTGGCCATCTCCGGCCTGGTCTCAGACCAGGTCTCCAACTCTGCTCGGTCCACACAGAAGACGTTGTGCAGCCTTCGGATGGCATTTGTCACTTCCTCCGCAGCTGCCTCTGTCCTCACGGTCATGCTGATTGCCTTTGACAGGTACCTTGCCATCAAGCAGCCCCTCCGCTACTTCCAGATCATGAGTGGGCTCGTGGCTGGGGCATGCATTGCCGGGCTGTGGTTATTGTCTTACTTCATTGGCTTCCTCCCACTCGGAGTCCCCGTATTCCAGCAGACCACCTACCAGGGGCCCTGCAGCTTCTTTGCTGTGTTTCACCCTCGCTTCGTGCTGACCCTCTTCTGCGTTGGCTtcttcccagcccagctcctctttGTCTTCTTCTACTGTGACATGCTCAAGGTTGCCTTCATGCACAGCCAGCAGATCCGAAAGATGGAACATGCAGGAGCCATGGCTGGAGCGTACCGGCCTCCAAGGACTCCCAGTGACTTCAAGGCTGTCCGCACTGTGTCTGTCCTCATTGGGAGCTTCACTCTGTCCTGGGCTCCCTTCTTTATCACTGGCATCGTGCAGGTGGCCTGCCAGGAGTGCCAGCTCTACCTAGCGCTGGAACGGTACCTGTGGCTGCTTGGTGTGGGCAACTCCCTGCTCAACCCACTCATCTATGCCTACTGGCAGAAGGAAGTGCGACAGCAGCTCTACCAGATGGCCCTGGGAGTGAAGAAGGGGCTCACTGCgttcctcttcctccttgtctcAGCCAAGAATGGAGGCCCAGAAAGGCCCAGAGAAACTTCTTGTCACATCGTCACTATCTCCCACTCAGAGCTTGATGGCTAA